One stretch of Labrus bergylta chromosome 24, fLabBer1.1, whole genome shotgun sequence DNA includes these proteins:
- the aamp gene encoding angio-associated migratory cell protein, producing MDNTDGNSIELYGDEEIVEVIDLDESEPGPDDLADDLEDVDFEDAGNTDDEGWETEDEMEDEQDDSELTFSKHSGSVFCVSLDPATNSLAVTGGEDDKAYVWRLNDGEVLLECTGHKDSVTCAVFSHDSSLVATGDMSGLVKAWKVETKEEIWSFEVGDLEWLEWHPCAPVLLAGTDDGNVWMWKIPSGDCKTFQSSACQATSGKVLPDGKRAVVGYEDGTVRFWDLKAGNAVHVVKGQDGHKGALTCLACNKDGSLVLTGSVDGTAKLISTVTGKVVGWFSLEVGKAKASNEGEESNSVESVGFCNILPLIALAYLDGTLAIFDLSTQVLRHRCHHEAGIVHLQWEDSSSVVSTCCLDGVLRLWDARSGGIVSEFRGHAAEVLDFSINREGTVAVTASGDHQAKVFCIQRPDR from the exons ATGGACAACACGGATGGGAACTCGATAGAGCTCTACGGAGATGAGGAGATTGTTGAAGTCATCGATCTAGACGAGTCCGAGCCTGGTCCAG ATGATTTGGCTGATGATTTGGAGGACGTTGACTTTGAGGACGCTGGAAACACAGATGATGAAGGATGGGAGACCGAGGACGAGATGGAGGATGAGCAAGATGACAGCGAGCTCACCTTCTCCAAACATTCAG GCTCAGTGTTCTGTGTGAGTCTGGATCCAGCGACAAACAGCTTGGCTGTGACCGGAGGAGAGGACGACAAGGCGTATGTGTGGAGGCTGAACGATGGAGAAGTTCTGTTGGAGtgcacag GTCACAAAGACTCGGTGACGTGCGCCGTGTTCAGCCACGACTCGTCCCTGGTGGCCACAGGCGACATGAGCGGCCTGGTCAAAGCTTGGAAAGTGGAAACCAAAGAGGAGATCTGGTCCTTTGAAGTCGGTGATCtggag TGGTTGGAGTGGCATCCCTGCGCTCCCGTGCTGCTGGCGGGAACAGACGACGGCAACGTTTGGATGTGGAAGATCCCGTCGGGAGACTGCAAAACCTTCCAGAGCTCTGCGTGCCAGGCCACCAGTGGAAAAGTCCTCCCCGATG gtAAGCGGGCGGTGGTCGGATATGAAGATGGTACAGTACGCTTTTGGGACTTGAAGGCGGGAAACGCCGTCCACGTGGTTAAAG GTCAGGATGGACACAAGGGGGCGCTGACCTGCTTGGCCTGCAACAAAGACGGCTCTCTGGTTCTGACGGGTTCAGTGGACGGGACTGCAAAGCTCATCAGCACGGTCACAGGCAAG gtggtcGGATGGTTCTCTCTGGAAGTCGGGAAAGCCAAAGCATCGAATGAGGGCGAGGAGTCCAACTCTGTGGAATCTGTCGGCTTCTGCAACAT TCTGCCCCTCATCGCCTTAGCGTACCTGGACGGGACTCTGGCCATATTCGACCTCTCCACACAGGTCCTGAGGCACAGATGCCATCATGAG GCTGGCATCGTCCACCTGCAGTGGGaggattcttcttctgtggtgtccACCTGCTGCTTAGACGGAGTGCTGCGCTTATGGGACGCTCGCTCCGGCGGCATAGTGTCAGAGTTCCGCGGCCACGCGGCGGAGGTCCTCGACTTCAGCATCAACAG ggAAGGGACAGTCGCAGTGACCGCTTCAGGAGACCACCAAGCCAAAGTTTTCTGCATCCAAAGACCGGATCGATAA